A genomic window from Streptomyces sp. MST-110588 includes:
- a CDS encoding 2-oxoacid:acceptor oxidoreductase subunit alpha, with amino-acid sequence MTSQVSSAAEQADGVLAGERSAPGDSGRGVGEGKEVRRLDRVIIRFAGDSGDGMQLTGDRFTSETASFGNDLSTLPNFPAEIRAPAGTLPGVSSFQLHFADHDILTPGDAPNVLVAMNPAALKANLADVPRGAEIIVNTDEFTKRPMAKVGYATSPLEDGSLEAYNVHPVPLTTLTIEALKDFGLSRKEAERSKNMFALGLLSWMYHRPTEGTEKFLRAKFAKKPQIAEANVAAFRAGWNFGETTEDFAVSYEVAPATAAFPTGTYRNISGNLALSYGLIAASRQADLPLYLGSYPITPASDILHELSKHKNFGVRTFQAEDEIAGIGAALGAAFGGALAVTTTSGPGVALKSETIGLAVSLELPLLIVDIQRGGPSTGLPTKTEQADLLQAMYGRNGEAPVPIVAPRTPADCFDAALDAARIALTYRTPVFLLSDGYLANGSEPWRIPEMDELPDLRVQFASGFNHELADGTEVFWPYKRDPKTLARPWAVPGTPGLEHRIGGIEKQDGTGNISYDPANHDFMVRTRQAKVDGIAVPDIEVEDPTGEATTLVLGWGSTYGPITAAVRRVRGAGERIAQAHLRHLNPFPRNLGEILARYDKVVVPEMNLGQLATLLRAKYLVDARSHTQVSGMPFKAEQLAEVFKEAIND; translated from the coding sequence GTGACCAGCCAGGTCAGTAGCGCAGCCGAGCAGGCCGACGGAGTGCTCGCCGGGGAGCGGTCCGCTCCCGGTGACAGCGGGCGCGGGGTCGGTGAGGGCAAGGAGGTCCGCCGCCTGGACCGGGTGATCATCCGGTTCGCCGGTGACTCCGGTGACGGCATGCAGCTCACAGGGGACCGGTTCACCTCGGAGACGGCGTCGTTCGGCAACGACCTGTCGACGCTGCCGAACTTCCCCGCCGAGATCCGGGCCCCCGCCGGCACCCTTCCCGGGGTCTCCAGCTTCCAGCTCCACTTCGCGGACCACGACATCCTCACCCCCGGTGACGCGCCGAACGTCCTGGTGGCGATGAACCCGGCCGCCCTGAAGGCGAACCTGGCGGATGTGCCGCGCGGTGCGGAGATCATCGTCAACACCGACGAGTTCACCAAGCGCCCGATGGCGAAGGTCGGCTATGCCACCAGCCCGCTGGAGGACGGCTCGCTGGAGGCGTACAACGTCCATCCGGTGCCGCTGACGACGCTGACGATCGAGGCGCTCAAGGACTTCGGGCTCTCCCGCAAGGAGGCCGAGCGCAGCAAGAACATGTTCGCGCTGGGCCTGCTGTCGTGGATGTACCACCGGCCGACGGAGGGCACGGAGAAGTTCCTGCGGGCGAAGTTCGCCAAGAAGCCGCAGATCGCCGAGGCGAACGTGGCGGCCTTCCGGGCGGGCTGGAACTTCGGCGAGACCACCGAGGACTTCGCGGTCTCCTACGAGGTCGCGCCGGCCACCGCCGCCTTCCCGACGGGGACGTACCGCAACATCTCCGGCAACCTCGCCCTGTCCTACGGTCTGATCGCCGCGAGCCGGCAGGCGGACCTGCCGCTGTACCTGGGCTCGTACCCGATCACTCCGGCCTCGGACATCCTGCACGAGCTGTCCAAGCACAAGAACTTCGGCGTGCGGACCTTCCAGGCCGAGGACGAGATCGCCGGCATCGGCGCGGCGCTGGGCGCGGCCTTCGGCGGCGCACTGGCGGTGACCACCACCTCCGGCCCCGGTGTGGCGCTGAAGTCCGAGACCATCGGCCTGGCCGTCTCCCTGGAGCTGCCGCTGCTGATCGTCGACATCCAGCGCGGCGGCCCCTCCACCGGTCTGCCCACCAAGACCGAGCAGGCCGATCTGCTCCAGGCGATGTACGGGCGCAACGGCGAGGCGCCGGTGCCGATCGTGGCGCCCCGTACCCCCGCCGACTGCTTCGACGCGGCGCTGGACGCGGCCCGTATCGCGCTCACCTACCGCACCCCCGTCTTCCTGCTCTCCGACGGCTACCTGGCCAACGGCTCGGAGCCCTGGCGCATCCCCGAGATGGACGAACTGCCGGACCTGCGCGTGCAGTTCGCCTCCGGCTTCAACCACGAGCTGGCGGACGGCACCGAGGTCTTCTGGCCGTACAAGCGTGACCCCAAGACCCTGGCCCGCCCGTGGGCGGTGCCGGGCACGCCGGGCCTGGAGCACCGCATCGGCGGCATCGAGAAGCAGGACGGCACCGGCAACATCTCCTACGACCCGGCCAACCACGACTTCATGGTGCGCACCCGCCAGGCGAAGGTCGACGGCATCGCGGTGCCGGACATCGAGGTGGAGGACCCCACCGGCGAGGCCACCACGCTCGTGCTGGGCTGGGGTTCGACGTACGGGCCGATCACCGCGGCCGTACGCCGGGTGCGTGGCGCGGGCGAGCGGATCGCCCAGGCTCATCTGCGCCACCTCAACCCCTTCCCGCGGAATCTCGGCGAGATCCTGGCGCGTTACGACAAGGTGGTCGTGCCGGAGATGAACCTCGGCCAGCTCGCGACCCTGCTGCGAGCCAAGTACCTGGTGGACGCCCGCTCCCACACCCAGGTCAGCGGGATGCCGTTCAAGGCCGAGCAGCTTGCGGAGGTCTTTAAGGAGGCCATCAATGACTGA
- a CDS encoding 2-oxoacid:ferredoxin oxidoreductase subunit beta yields the protein MTETISEGTSQIEALSLVPKAEAKQSMKDFKSDQEVRWCPGCGDYAILAAVQGFMPELGLAKENIVFVSGIGCSSRFPYYMNTYGMHSIHGRAPAIATGLASSRRDLSVWVVTGDGDALSIGGNHLIHALRRNVNLKILLFNNRIYGLTKGQYSPTSEVGKITKSTPMGSLDAPFNPVSLAIGAEASFVARTVDSDRKHLTSVLREAAAHPGTALVEIYQNCNIFNDGAFEVLKDKEQAEQAVIRLEHGRPIRFGPPAEDGLGSKGVVRDPATGDLKIIDVAEHGTAGVLVHDAHSPSPTTAFALSRLADPDTLHHTPIGVLRSVDRPVYDAEMSDQLDAAIEQKGKGDLASLLAGNDTWTVVG from the coding sequence ATGACTGAGACGATCTCGGAAGGGACCTCGCAGATCGAGGCGCTTTCCCTGGTGCCCAAGGCCGAGGCCAAGCAGTCCATGAAGGACTTCAAGTCCGACCAGGAAGTGCGCTGGTGCCCCGGCTGCGGTGATTACGCCATCCTCGCCGCCGTGCAGGGCTTCATGCCCGAGCTCGGCCTGGCGAAGGAGAACATCGTCTTCGTCTCGGGCATCGGGTGCTCCTCCCGGTTCCCGTACTACATGAACACCTATGGCATGCACTCCATCCACGGACGTGCCCCGGCCATCGCCACCGGCCTCGCCTCCTCCCGCCGCGACCTGTCGGTGTGGGTCGTCACCGGTGACGGCGACGCGCTGTCCATCGGCGGCAACCACCTCATCCACGCCCTGCGCCGCAACGTCAACCTCAAGATCCTGCTGTTCAACAACCGGATCTACGGCCTGACCAAGGGGCAGTACAGCCCGACCTCCGAGGTCGGCAAGATCACCAAGTCGACGCCGATGGGCTCGCTGGACGCGCCCTTCAACCCGGTCTCGCTGGCGATCGGCGCCGAGGCGTCCTTCGTGGCCCGTACGGTCGACTCCGACCGCAAGCACCTGACGAGCGTGCTGCGCGAGGCGGCGGCCCACCCCGGCACGGCCCTGGTGGAGATCTACCAGAACTGCAACATCTTCAACGACGGCGCGTTCGAGGTGCTCAAGGACAAGGAGCAGGCCGAGCAGGCCGTCATCCGCCTGGAGCACGGCCGGCCGATCCGCTTCGGCCCGCCCGCCGAGGACGGCCTGGGCTCCAAGGGCGTGGTGCGCGACCCGGCCACCGGTGACCTCAAGATCATCGACGTGGCCGAGCACGGTACCGCCGGCGTACTGGTCCACGACGCCCACAGCCCCTCGCCGACCACCGCCTTCGCGCTGTCCCGGCTCGCCGACCCCGACACCCTGCACCACACGCCCATCGGCGTGCTGCGCAGCGTGGACCGCCCGGTGTACGACGCCGAGATGAGCGACCAGCTCGACGCGGCCATCGAGCAGAAGGGCAAGGGCGACCTGGCCTCGCTGCTCGCCGGCAACGACACCTGGACGGTCGTGGGCTAG
- a CDS encoding response regulator transcription factor: MRVVIAEDSVLLREGLTRLLTDRGHEVVAGVGDGDTLIKVIGELADEGALPDVVVADVRMPPTHTDEGVRAAVRLRRDHPELGVLVLSQYVEEQYATELLAGSTRGVGYLLKDRVAEVREFVDAVVRVAEGGTALDPEVVAQLLGRSRKQDVLAHLTPREREVLGLMAEGRTNSAVARQLVVSDGAVEKHVSNIFLKLGLSQSDGDHRRVLAVLTYLKS; the protein is encoded by the coding sequence GTGCGGGTGGTCATCGCCGAGGATTCGGTGCTGCTTCGGGAGGGGCTGACACGGTTGCTGACCGACCGTGGGCACGAAGTCGTGGCGGGTGTGGGCGACGGCGACACGCTGATCAAGGTCATCGGGGAACTGGCGGACGAGGGCGCGTTGCCGGACGTGGTGGTGGCGGACGTACGGATGCCGCCGACGCACACCGACGAGGGGGTACGGGCCGCAGTGCGGCTGCGCCGGGACCACCCGGAGCTGGGGGTGCTGGTGCTGTCCCAGTACGTGGAGGAGCAGTACGCGACGGAATTGCTGGCCGGTTCGACACGCGGCGTCGGCTATCTCCTCAAGGACCGGGTAGCCGAAGTGCGTGAGTTCGTCGATGCGGTGGTCCGGGTGGCCGAGGGCGGCACCGCGCTCGATCCCGAGGTCGTCGCACAGTTGCTCGGACGCAGCCGCAAACAGGACGTCCTGGCCCACCTCACCCCGCGTGAGCGGGAGGTCCTGGGCCTGATGGCCGAGGGCCGGACGAATTCCGCGGTCGCGCGGCAGTTGGTGGTGAGCGACGGTGCGGTGGAGAAGCACGTCAGCAACATCTTCCTCAAGCTGGGCCTGTCGCAGAGTGACGGGGATCACCGGCGGGTCCTGGCCGTACTCACCTATCTCAAGTCCTGA